Genomic window (Thomasclavelia spiroformis DSM 1552):
TATTACTATTTGATAATTCTACATATGCACATTTAACATCACTATCTTGCATTACTTTAACATTTTCAATTACTTTAGCATTAATGTTAAAAGTACTTTGGTTATCAATATATCTTAATACGTTACTATTTTTTGTTATATTAATATTTTTTGTAAAAGTAGTATCTTGTTTAAAATTATATGTTTCAATTAATTTTAGTGATCCATTTATTTCTAAATCGATTGAATAATTTCCAACTTGATCAATTAGATAAACTATTTGCAATGATGAAACATCATTAACAATTATTTTATTATTATTAATTTCAATATTTTCATTACAAATTTGACTTATAATTGTACCATTTTTAATAACTAAATAATTTTTAATATCTTGTAACTGCTTCATTACTTAATTTTCATTCTTTCTTTATTAGCACAACTTTCAAGTAAAATAGGTTTCTTTTCATCACTTGTGATTTCAATTCCCAATTCTTTTACCCAGTCATAACCTTCTTGATCAATTTTTTCTACTACTTCTTTACCACCACTTAAAATAATTTTTCCATTAACTAATACATGAACATGGCTTGGTGGTACTAATTCAAATAAACGTTCATAATGTGATACCATAATGCAACCAAAATTATCTGATTTCATTTCATTAATTGCATTTGCAACTATCTTTAATGCATCAACATCTAGACCTGAATCAATCTCATCTAACAATGCAAATTTAGGTTGTAGTAACTTCATTTGTAATATTTCGTTACGTTTCTTTTCTCCACCTGAAAAACCTTCATTTAAATATCGATGTGCTAAATTTTCATCCATTTTTAAATCTGCGACATTTTTTTCCAATTCACGAATAAATTTAAATAATGACACAGGTTTTTCTTGATGAGCATTTACCGCTGCACGTAAAAAATCTGAAGTTGTTACACCTGGAATTTCTTGAGGATATTGCATCCCTAAAAATATTCCTGCTTTACTTCGTTGATCAACACTCATTTGAATTACGTCTTGGTCATCTAAATAAATATTTCCTTTTGTAATTGTATATTTAGGATGTCCCATAATAGCTGATAATAAAGTAGATTTACCATTACCATTTGGACCCATAATAGCATGAGTTTCACCTGTGTTAATCGTTAAGTTTATTCCTTTTAGAATTTCTTTTTCACCAACACTAACATGTAGATTTTCTATTTTTAAAGTTGACATAATTAAGCCCCTTTCTTTTTCTAACTAATTCTACTAAATAAGTTAATAAAAAACAAACAAAATGATAAATATTAGTAATATTTTTTTCTTTTTTGTTGTTGAAATCCATTACAATTTATATTATAACCAAATTGTGGTATATTTATAGGTAACGGAGGTATGAAAATGGAGTTTTTAAAGAAGTTACAGCAATTTATTTCCTCGAAAAGAATTACTCATACGTTACTAAATCTAATGATTGTTCTTGTTATTATTCTTTTAATAATTACAACAAATGACTTATGGATTGGTCTTCTTAACATGATATGGTTAGTTTCTAGACCATTTATTGTTGGATTTACGATTGCTTTTGTTTTAAATCCATTTATTAATTTTATTGATAAATATTTAAAAAAGCGTGCTGTTTCAGTAATACTAACGTATTTAGCAGTATTTACAATTTTAATTTTGATTATTTTATTAGTAATTCCACTAATTTATGAAAGTATTTTTGAAATGTATCCTACTTTTAATGCAGGATTGAAGGAAATTGGTAGATTTATTCAAAATAATTTTAATTATGATATTAGCTCACTTACAAGCTATATTGAAAAAAGTGTGTATCAGTTTTTTAATGATCCTACTGTTTTGGATGCAACCATTGATGTATTAAATCAAGTTTTAGTAAATTTAACTAATTTTATTATCTATGTTATCCTAGCTATTTATATGTCAAATATTTTTAATAGTATTCGTCAAACAATTAAAAATATTGCAATTAAAATTGATTGTAATTTACCTATTTATTTAAAAGAAATTGATTTATCATTGGTTCAGTACGTTAAGGCATTTTTTATTGGAGCAATTGCACAGGCAATTACAACAATGATAATGTATGTACTAATAGGACATCCTAATTGGTTAATTTTAGGCGTTGTTTCAGGTGTTAGTTCAATTATCCCATATGTTGGTCCAATAATTGCAAACTGTCTTGGTTTAATTACATCTCTAGGAATGCAATCTTCAACTATTATTTTCTTATGTATTTTAATTTTTATTCAATCAATTGTTATGTCATATATCATTACACCAAGAATTTATTCTTCACGAATTGATTTAAGTATTTTATGGGTACTTTTTGGAATTTTGTCTGGTTCTTCTTTATTTGGAATAGTGGGTATGATTATAGCAATGCCTTTACTTGTAAGTATTAAAATTATTTATCAAGTATACAAAGAACATCATCAAGATAAATTGTCGTATTAGTTTTTAAAGGATGTCGATTTTGACATCCTTTTTTCTAACACATATTACAAATAATTACTAATAATATAAATAAAACTAATACTAGAGTAAAAGAATTATCTTGACATGTCATAATAATCGCCTCCTTTTAAAAATAATAAATACCGACAATAACTAAAATAATAAATAATACTAGAGTACTAATTTGGTTATATTTACAGTTATTCATTTAGTTACCTCCTACCACCTACATACTATAAATTATGTTAAAATAACAATTGCTAGTGTGTTTTTGCCTAATTTATTGAAATTAAAACCAGAAAATAGTATAATCTTATCGTTATGGAAAAGTAAGGAGGAAAAATATGAAATTGGGAAAATGTGCTACTGCTTTAGTAGTAACTAGCTTCTTATTAACTGGATGTAGTAACTCAAACACAGTTAAAGAAGACGGTAAATATGTAGTTGCCTCTTTAAGTAAAGGAAAGAGCGATAAAAATATATTTGCTGATGATATCTTTGCAGATATCACTAATACAAATAGGGGTAAAAGTGCTTATTTTGAAGCTATTCTACAAAAATTGATGGATGATAAATTTCCAACTGATAAAGATATGGAAATTGATGCATCCCGTACTGTAGAACAAATTCAAACTTATTATGAAGCACAATATGGTGATCAAGCAGAAGACCAAATCAAAACTGTTTTAGCTAGTAGCGGATATTCAACATTAGATGAGTATGAAAAAGCAATGGTTCAAGCTTATCAAAAATCTAATTTTTTACTAGATTATGTAAAGAATAATTTTGATGAAGTTTTTGACGATTATTATACTTATGCTACTCCACGTTTTGCTAGCATTATTAAGGTTTCTATTGCTGATTCAGAAAATCCAACTCAAGAAGAAACTGCAAAAATTGAACAAATTTCTACTGCATTAGCTTCTGGTACATCATTTGGAGAAGTTGCAACACAATATTCTGATGATTCTACAACTAAAGTAAATAAAGGTGGATTAGGTGTTGTTGATACTACATCTGGTTTAAGTAGTACTTATGGTAGTGAAGTTGAAAGTAAAATTTTTGAATTAAATGCTGGGGAAGTTAGTGAAGCTATTAGTGGAACTGATGGTTATTATTTCGTTTCTGTAACCAGTACAGATAAAAAAGAAATTAAAAAAACAATTAAAAAGAATTTAACTATTGATACACCATTAATTGCTTATGATTCATATCTTCCATATATTGCATATCAATCTTATGATGTAAAATATGAAGATAAAAATATTGAGAAAATGGTAAATAGTATCATTGAAACAGCGCTACAAGAACGCGAAACTAGTAGAGGAGGTACGGAATAATGAATAAAAAAATAATTCCTATAGCTATTGCAAGTACTTTATTAGTTGGATGTGGTTCATCTGCTGTAAATTATTCAAGTGAAGTTGAAAATGGAAGTAAAACAGCTATTAATATTGATGGTACTGAAATTAGTAAAAATGATATATATCATTATTTATTAGAACAATTTGGTAGTTCAGAAGTTTTATCACTTGCACTTACTTATATTGCTGATCAAGAAATTACTGATGAAGATGCTTTTAATACTAGATTAAATGAAGAAATTGCATCACAAGAAGAAAGTGGAACTTCATTGGATGATATTGCTAAACAATACGGTTTAGAAAATAGACAACAATATATCGATCAAGTTTTATCAATAGGTGTTAAACAACAAATGCTTAAAGAAAAATATATTGATAAAAATTATAAAAAATTAATAAAAGAATATAAAGTTAAATATCTAAAAACAATTACACTTGATACTGAAGCAGGTGCAAAAAAATTACTTAAAGAAATAAAAAAAGGTTCTGATTTTGATACAGTCATGAATGAAAATAGCGGTAGTGATGTTGGAATGGTAACTACTGAAACTACAACTGTTGATTCAAATATAATTAAAAAATTAGATGATTTTACTAAAGATGGTGTACACAATAAAGTAATTGAAACATCTGATTCTAAATATGCAATCGTGTATGTTTATAACACTGATACTAGTGAAGTGGAAGATGATATTAAGTCTAATTTATCATCTATTAGTGATATGTCTACAAAAATGGAAACTTATTATTTAAAACAATATAACTTTGATGTTCATGAAAATGCTATTAGAGATGAAATAAAAGAAACTGAACCTGATTATTTAGGATAAGGGGTTACCCTTATCTTTTTTTATGCTAATATATATATTATAGATTTGATAAACATTAAAGGAGATTATTATGGAAAATTGTATTTTTTGTAAAATTGTACAAAAAGATATACCTGGAAAAATTATATATGAGGATGATGTTTGTTTAGCATTTTTAGATTTAAGCCAGACAACTGATGGTCATACTTTAGTTATTCCTAAAAAACATTATAAAAATATTTTAGAAGTAAATGATGAAACATTGACTCACTTAATTGTTGTAACAAAAAAATTAGCAAATAAAATTGTTAAAAATTTAAATGCTAATGGTGTAAACATCTTAACTAATGCAAACGAAATGGCTGGACAAACTGTAATGCATTTTCATATCCATATTATTCCTCGTTATAATCAAGATGATAAGATAGAAATTAATTTTACAGATCGTAGTAACGATGTAAATTTAGATCTAATCTTAAACGAAATAAATAAAAATTAATTTAATCTTTTATAGAGGTACTTTGATGAGTATCTCTTTTTTAAAAAAAAGTTATAGACTATGACGTCTATAACTTCTATACATTAAATTTAACCTATTTTAGGCTTATAAAAAGATCTATTTTCTAACGCAAAAACTCTTTTAGAAAAACTTCCTGGCTCAATTGTTTCTAAAGCTTTTTCTAACATATTAATTCTCGCATCCATATTATCAATCAAATAAATAATCTCAGCCTCTTTTACTTGTGGTAATACTGGTGAACCAAATTCATTTTTACCATGATGTGACAAAATCATATGTTGTAATAAGGTAACTTCTTCACCTTCAATATTCATCTTATCAGCCATTTCTTTAACCATTGCTTGCGAAATTGAAATATGCCCCAACAATTTACCTTCAATCGTATATTCAGGTACAACAGGACCGCTTAACTCAACAATTTTTCCTAAATCGTGTAATGTAATCCCTGCAAAAAGTAAATCTTTATTTAATGTAGGGTATAAACTACATAGGGCGTCAGCAATTTTTAGCATACTATACGTATGATGAGCCAATCCAGATACATATTCATGGTGATTTTTACTCGCTGCAGGATAAATTGTTAATTTATCAAGATGTTCTTTAAATAATACTTTAACCAATTGATTTAGTTTTAAATTATCAATACGATCAATATATTTCATAATTTCACCAATTAATTCTTGCCCAGTTTTTGGAGCACTTTTTAAATATTTTATTTGTTCTTTAGGATCATTTGATGCAACATGAATTTTTATAATTTTCATTTGTCGATCCTCATTATATTTAATAATATCACCTTTAACATATACAACACTTCCTACTGTAAGAGTTTCCACCTGTTCATTAGTAGCATTCCAAAGTTTTGCATCGATCAATCCTGTAACATCTTGTAATGTCATACTCAAATATGTTGAACGATTAGCTCCATTTGTTTTACCTGTTACAACTCGATTGATTAAAGCTTCAATTACAACACTTTCATCGCCTGGTTTTAATTCATTTATCTTATTCATCCTCTAGTGCTCCTTCTTTATTCATAATTTCTTTTATATCTTCATAATTATAACCTTTTCTTAATAAATTATTGATAATTTTTTCTTTCAATTGGTTAGTATCATATTTTTTTGAATATTTCTTTTTTTGTTTAATAAACTCTTTTTCTAAAGCATTGTGTTCTTTTTCGTAATCAAATTCAAAATCATAATCAGACAAAGCTTTTTCAATTGCTTCATTTGTAAAACCTTTTATATACAATTTATCACGAATTTTCTTTAACATTGCTTTATATGAAAAACCAATATTACGATTATAATAAGTATCAATTATTTTAGTAGCAGCAAGATATTCATCATCAAAACTATTCTTTTCTAAACATTGATCAATTATTTCATCACTAACTCCATAATTGCGCAAATTATAAATTGCTTTATTTAAACCTACACCTAATCTTGTACAACGTTTAAGATAATTCATTGTATATTCTTCATCATTAATCAGATTCTTGTTTTGAAGCAATTCTAGTGTAGTATCAAGTTGTGCATCATCATAATTACCACTATCCATCAACTTTTTTTTCATTTGATTATAAGTATAATCTTTAATTGTCAAAAATTTTAAAGCTTTATTATATGCTCTTGTAACTTGTTCATGATCTTTTAAAATATCAAAAGTCTCTTTGCTTATTTCTTTTCCTATCTCTAAATCATATGATCTAATAATTTTATCACTTAACTCTAAGATTATTTCACTTTCATCAAATAAAAAAACAACTTCATTCATAGTATCTTTTATTTCATATATTGATTTAACTTTATACGTATAATACTTTTGTTTAATTGCTAGTTTATAAACATCAATAACTTTTTCATAAAATACCTCGCTACTAAATTTCATAGCATGTAAATATGCTTCTCTTGCCATATTTGAACAATCACTATTCATCATATTTAATAAAATAGATACTAATTCATTTGTTTCTTTAAAAAAATATCCATTTACTCCATCAATAATTACATTCTCCAGATTTTGATCATAGCGAGCAACTGCAGGTATACCACTGGCCATAGCTTCAATATATGTTAATCCTTGTGTTTCTGTAACTGAAGCAGATACAAACACATTTGAAAGATGATAGTAACTAGGAACTTCTTGACTAGGTTTTGGGCCCGTAAAAATTATATATTTTTCAATCTGATCATCTTTGACTAATTCTTTTAATTCATCTAAATATGGTCCACCGCCTACAATTAGGCATAATATATTATCATTTTCTTTTACAATTTCTTTCATTGCATCAATTAATACATCAATGCTTTTTTCTTTAGCTATACGTCCTAAAAAAGTAACAATAAATTGTTCTTTAATTCCATATTTTTCTTTAATTTGATTAATTAATTTATCATCTTTATTTTTAGGATTAAATTTATCTAATTCTAAGCCAGTTGGTATAATATGCATATTTTTATGTAACCCATATTTCTCCAGCGCTTCTTTTGTTTTAATAGAAGGAACTATTAATTCTGCACTTTTATCTCCATAAAACTTACTAATCCTTGTAATTGCTTTTTTTATCAATCCATCTATTGCTGTAGAATTAATTGGATTTACATAATGAGAGTAATCAGCCCACATTGTATGATATGTATATACGACTGGAATATTTAATGCTTCTCCTACAATTCTTCCAAATATCCCAATTCCAAATTCGGTTTGTACATGAATAACTTCAATATTCATACTTTTAATTTCTTTCATTCCTTTAAACGAATATATATTACATGCTCGATATCCATATAATGCCTGAATTTCTAATCCAGGTACTCTTAAAATATTATCATTTGGATCATCTTCATAATCACTTTCACTAGGCAATTCACTTGTAACTACTAAAACTTCATGACCATGTTTAATTAACTCATCTTTTAAAATCTTAGTAGAAGTGGCCACCCCATTTATATCTGGTGTATATGTATCTGAAAAAATTGCAATTCTCATATATTTACTCCTATCCATTTATTTCTCTATCAACAGCAAAAACTAGACCTCCTAATATTAATCCCAAATAATAAGTAACAAAACGCCAAATCAATAATGTGGTTGGTGTCCCAATTTCTCCAAGTACAGGGGAAAATAACATAAAATAAACACCTTCACTACCTCCACTTGCTCCAGGAATTGGGACAAAAGCAGTTATCATATATACAAAGGAACATATTCCAATAAATTCAGCTAATTGTCCAATAGAAACATTTAAATACAAAGCTTTAGCTGCAAAAAAAGGAATACTATACATAATTATTAATTTAAACAAATTAATAACTGATGACTTAATCAAGACACTTTTATTATGCTGTAAAATATTTAATTCTCTTCTAAAATTTTCTAAAGATCTAGTTACTTTAATAGAAGTGTCTGTATAACTTTTAACAATTCTAATTTTACTTAAAAATCTAATAACATTATTACAAATAAAATTTTGAAGTCTCTTTGATTTAGCTCCTAAAAACAATCCAGTAATTACAAAAAAATTAATTAAAAAACCAATAATTGCTAATGAAAAAAAACCAGTATATCTATCACTATAAATATTATATTTAAAAAGCATGACAGATGCTGTAAATATAACTAAAACACTTTGATATACAATAAATACCATTAATAATATACTTGCAGAATTCGCAGGAGAAATACCCTGTCGATTAAATATATACACCTGAGCAAATTGTCCTCCACTAGAAAAAGGAGTTATACCATTAAAAAAAGTTCCAGATATAGCATTTTTAAATCCCTGTTTAAAACTATAATGTTTTTTATACAATCTTCCAAATATATATAAATTAATTCCATCTAAAATATAATAAATACCCATTAAAAATACTGAAAATACAATCCAAAGAGGCGATGCATTTACTAATGCTTCCAATGATGCTTTTAGGTCATCTTTCATAGTTAAATATATAACTAATATTCCTAATGATAAAATCAACACAATATTAAAAATATATTTTTTTTTAGATTTTTTTTCCATAAACTCACCTCTAGTTAGAGTTTAAAACTTGATTATAAACATCACATAACTCCTTACCAATTATTGATAATTCTTTTTTCTTAGCTACCTCATAGCCATTATTAATTAATGATGGATATTCACCGCTTATCATTTTCTTTATAATAGAGACAAAATCACTGGTATTTTTACCCATATAACAATTTTCTTTGTCTTTCAACCAGCTAGAAAATACAGGAATATCTCTTAATAAAATATTACATTTACTTGCAAGAGCTTCTAAAACAACAATTCCCTCAGTTTCTTCTCTAGATGGGAAGAAAAAGATATTACATCTACCATAAGCTCCTTTAATAATATCACCACTTACATATCCTGGTAAAATTAAATTAGGAGGCAAATTATCTAATAAATCTTTAATTTTTTTTGTAGGATGAGATAATTTAATGTCACCAAACCACATAAATTTATAATTAGGTAGTTCTCTTGCCACTTCAACAAATGTATCAAAACCTTTGCGTTCAAATAACCAACCGACAGATATAATTAAAATATCATCATCATCAATATTATATTCTTTTTCAAAAGCCTTAATTTGATTAACTTGAGGATTAAATTGCTTTAAATCAATTCCATTAGAGATAGCACTTATCGGTACATTAATACCATACGATTCTAGTAGTTGTTTCGAATATTCAGTTGGAGTAATAATATAGTCACCTTTACTATACAAATTAATTAGCCATTTTTTATATATTCCAGAAATAGAATTTGAAAACATAAATGAATTTCTAAAATCTTCTTCTGTACTGTGCGCATGATAAACTATTTTTTTATTATTTTCTTTAGCCTGATTTATCATTTTAAAGCTATCAGGCCAAATTGTGTTAATATGCAATATATCATAATCTAAATCATCTTTGTCAGTAGTATATGCAATATTATTTAATTCTAATGCCTTTTTTTGATGAATAAAGGCACGCCCAATTCCAGATTTCTTTATTGTATCTTCTTGTCCAAAATATAACTTAATTTTCATTTTATCACCATCGTTATTATACTACAAATATTCATTTAATAAAAGTAATTAATAAAATCAAAAAAATATGTATTCATGTATAAGAAGAAGAAACAAAAAAAGATACCGGAGAAGGTACCGGTATATGATGAAGAATATATGATCCCAAAATAAAAAAAGAACCGGCAGCTTGCTATTGTCGCACCGCAGTACTATCGTCGCCGTTATGATGCTTAACTTCTGTGTTCGGTATGGGTACAGGTGTGTCCATCATGCTATCGCTACCAGATCTTCTCTTTTAAGCAATTCCTTTCGAGAATCACTCAAAACCGGATAATAGCTCCTATTGCTTCTTCTTCTCTCTTTAGGTTAAGTCCTCGACCTATTAGTATCAGTCCGCTGAACATGTCACCATGCTTACACTCCTGACCTATCAACCTTATCGTCTTTAAGGGGTCTTACCTACTTGCGTAATGGGAAGTCTCATCTTGAAGTGGGTTTCACACTTAGATGCCTTCAGCGTTTATCCCTTCCATATTTAGCTACCCAGCTGTGCCACTGGCGTGACAACTGGTGCACCATTGATATGTCCATCCCGGTCCTCTCGTACTGAGGACAGATCTTCTCAAACTTCCTACGCCCACGACAGATAGGGACCGAACTGTCTCACGACGTTCTGAACCCAGCTCGCGTACCGCTTTAATGGGCGAACAGCCCAACCCTTGGAACCGACTTCAGCTCCAGGATGCGATGAGCCGACATCGAGGTGCCAAACCTCCCCGTCGATGTGAACTCTTGGGGGAGATCAGCCTGTTATCCCCAGGGTAGCTTTTATCCGTTGAGCGACGGCCTTTCCATTCAGCACCGCCGGATCACTAAGCCCGACTTTCGTCCCTGCTCGACTTGTTGGTCTCGCAGTCAAACACCCTTTTGCCTTTGCACTCTGCGCTTGATTTCCATCCAAGCTGAGGGTATCTTTGGGCGCCTCCGTTACTCTTTGGGAGGCGACCGCCCCAGTCAAACTGCCCACCTGACACTGTCCCGTTGCCAGCTTATGGCATCCGGTTAGAACTCCAATACAGGAAGAGTAGTATCCCAACAGCGACTCCTCACACACTGGCGTGCATGTCTCTCAGTCTCCTACCTATCCTGTACATCCTGCATCAAAGTCCAATATCAAGCTACAGTAAAGCTCCATGGGGTCTTTCCGTCTAGTCGCGGGTAACCTGCATCTTCACAGGTACTAAGACTTCACCGAGTCTACAGCTGAGACAGCGCCCAAATCGTTACGCCTTTCGTGCGGGTCAGAACTTACCTGACAAGGAATTTCGCTACCTTAGGACCGTTATAGTTACGGCCGCCGTTTACTGGGGCTTCAATTCAGTGCTTCGCTTGCGCTGACACATCCTCTTAACCTTCCAGCACCGGGCAGGCGTCACCCCATATACGTCGTCTTTCGACTTAGCATAGAGCTGTGTTTTTGGTAAACAGTCGCTTGGGCCGTTTCACTGCGGCTCATATCTCTATGAGCACTCCTTCTCCCTAAGTTACGGAGTCATTTTGCAGAGTTCCTTAGCTATAGTTCTCTCGCTCACCTTAGGATTCTCTCCTCACCCATGTGTGTCCATTTTCGGTACGGGTTACTGTATGATTTTCACTAGAAGCTTTTCTTGGAAGCTGGCTTCAATGACTTCTGTACTTGCCTTGGCTTTCCATCCGCTTCACGCCTTCGCTTTCTCGACATCCGGATTTGCCTGGATATCTGCTACCTCGCTTGCACCTGCTCTTCCAGCCGCAGGATCACCTAGCCTTCTCCGTCACTCCTTCATTCATACCGTAAGTACAGGAATCTCTACCTGTTGTCCATCGACTACGCCTCTCGGCCTCGCCTTAGGTCCCGACTTACCCAGAGCGGACGAACCTTCCTCTGGAAACCTTGGGTTTTCGGTGCGTGGGATTCTCACCCACGTTCCGCTACTCACACCGGCATTCTCTCTTCTATATGCTCCACAGCTCCTTCCGGTACTGCTTCTTCGCTCATAGAACGCTCCCCTACCACTTGCTCATCGCAAATCCATAGCTTCGGTAATATACTTAGCCCCGGTAAATTATCGGCGCAGAGTCATTCGACTAGTGAGCTGTTACGCACTCTTTAAAGGATGGCTGCTTCTGAGCCAACCTCCTAGTTGTCTGGACATCTCCACATCCTTTTCCACTTAGTATATATTTTGGGACCTTAGCTGATGGTCTGGGCTGTTTCCCTCTTGACAGTGGACCTTATCACCCGCTGTCTGACTGCCGAGCATGTCTCTGTGACATTCGGAGTTTGATTATATTCAGTACCCCGGGATGGGGCCATCACATATTCAGTGCTCTACCTTCACATGACTCTCTCTCGACGCTAGCCCTAAAGCTATTTCGGGGAGAACCAGCTATCTCCGAGTTCGATTGGAATTTCACCCCTAGCCACAACTCATCCGCCAACGTTTCAACGGGGGTCGGTTCGGTCCTCCATCGGGTTTTACCCCAACTTCAACCTGGTCATGGCTAGATCACTCGGTTTCGGGTCTACGACATGCAACTAGCGCCCTGTTAAGACTCGCTTTCGCTTCGGCTCCGCATATCCTGCTTAACCTCGCTGCATATCGTAACTCGCCGGTTCATTCTACAAAAGGCACGCTATCACCCTTTAACGGGCTCTAACTTCTTGTAAGCATATGGTTTCAGGTTCTTTTTCACTCCCCTCCCGGGGTTCTTTTCACCTTTCCCTCACGGTACTGGTTCACTATCGGTCACAGAGGAGTATTTAGCCTTACCAGATGGTCCTGGTAGATTCCGACAGGATTCCTCGTGTCCCGCCGTACTCAGGTGCTGTCTCAAGCTTCTTCACTATTTCGGCTACGGGGCTTTCACCCTGTCTCGCCGGACTTCCCAGTCCGTTCGCCTATAATGCCTTCTTGCTCTTTCCTGACAGTCCTACAACCCCGATCCTAAAATCGGTTTGGGCTCCTCCCCTTTCGCTCGCCGCTACTTAGGAAATCATTTTTATTTTCTCTTCCTTCAGGTACTTAGATGTTTCAGTTCCCTGAGTCTCGCCTCTCTGCAGCTATCTGTTCACTGCAGGATATCCGGTCTCTATCCCGGATGGGTTCCCCCATTCGGACATCGACGGATCGTTGCATGCTTACTGCTCCCCGTCGCATTTCGCTGTTTGCTGCGTCCTTCTTCGCCTCTCTGTGCCTAGGCATCCGCCATACGCTCTTCCCTACTTTACCTATTCGGTGTCTTGATCACTATTTCCTTCTTACTGACTGTTTCAGTGTTGAATTCTCTTAGTTTTCTTTCGACTTTCTCTAGAAAGACCTCAATAATTTTCTTATCTCGATCTCTTTCTTTCGCAATTTGTCTATTATCCAGTTTTCAATGATCTCTGAGCTTCTCTCTTCTTCGAGTTTCACTCAAAACTAAACAGAATCTTCTCCACACTTCCTCTTCTCCTTAGAAAGGAGGTGATCCATCCCCACGTTCCCGTAGGGATACCTTGTTACGACTTCACCCCAATCATCAATCCCACCTTAGACAGCTCCCTCCTTGCGGTTAGGCCACCGGCTTCGGGTGTTATCAACTCTCATGGTGTGACGGG
Coding sequences:
- a CDS encoding HD domain-containing protein — its product is MNKINELKPGDESVVIEALINRVVTGKTNGANRSTYLSMTLQDVTGLIDAKLWNATNEQVETLTVGSVVYVKGDIIKYNEDRQMKIIKIHVASNDPKEQIKYLKSAPKTGQELIGEIMKYIDRIDNLKLNQLVKVLFKEHLDKLTIYPAASKNHHEYVSGLAHHTYSMLKIADALCSLYPTLNKDLLFAGITLHDLGKIVELSGPVVPEYTIEGKLLGHISISQAMVKEMADKMNIEGEEVTLLQHMILSHHGKNEFGSPVLPQVKEAEIIYLIDNMDARINMLEKALETIEPGSFSKRVFALENRSFYKPKIG
- a CDS encoding HIT family protein; translation: MENCIFCKIVQKDIPGKIIYEDDVCLAFLDLSQTTDGHTLVIPKKHYKNILEVNDETLTHLIVVTKKLANKIVKNLNANGVNILTNANEMAGQTVMHFHIHIIPRYNQDDKIEINFTDRSNDVNLDLILNEINKN
- a CDS encoding YjcZ family sporulation protein — protein: MTCQDNSFTLVLVLFILLVIICNMC
- a CDS encoding peptidylprolyl isomerase, translating into MKLGKCATALVVTSFLLTGCSNSNTVKEDGKYVVASLSKGKSDKNIFADDIFADITNTNRGKSAYFEAILQKLMDDKFPTDKDMEIDASRTVEQIQTYYEAQYGDQAEDQIKTVLASSGYSTLDEYEKAMVQAYQKSNFLLDYVKNNFDEVFDDYYTYATPRFASIIKVSIADSENPTQEETAKIEQISTALASGTSFGEVATQYSDDSTTKVNKGGLGVVDTTSGLSSTYGSEVESKIFELNAGEVSEAISGTDGYYFVSVTSTDKKEIKKTIKKNLTIDTPLIAYDSYLPYIAYQSYDVKYEDKNIEKMVNSIIETALQERETSRGGTE
- a CDS encoding AI-2E family transporter — its product is MEFLKKLQQFISSKRITHTLLNLMIVLVIILLIITTNDLWIGLLNMIWLVSRPFIVGFTIAFVLNPFINFIDKYLKKRAVSVILTYLAVFTILILIILLVIPLIYESIFEMYPTFNAGLKEIGRFIQNNFNYDISSLTSYIEKSVYQFFNDPTVLDATIDVLNQVLVNLTNFIIYVILAIYMSNIFNSIRQTIKNIAIKIDCNLPIYLKEIDLSLVQYVKAFFIGAIAQAITTMIMYVLIGHPNWLILGVVSGVSSIIPYVGPIIANCLGLITSLGMQSSTIIFLCILIFIQSIVMSYIITPRIYSSRIDLSILWVLFGILSGSSLFGIVGMIIAMPLLVSIKIIYQVYKEHHQDKLSY
- the sufC gene encoding Fe-S cluster assembly ATPase SufC, translated to MSTLKIENLHVSVGEKEILKGINLTINTGETHAIMGPNGNGKSTLLSAIMGHPKYTITKGNIYLDDQDVIQMSVDQRSKAGIFLGMQYPQEIPGVTTSDFLRAAVNAHQEKPVSLFKFIRELEKNVADLKMDENLAHRYLNEGFSGGEKKRNEILQMKLLQPKFALLDEIDSGLDVDALKIVANAINEMKSDNFGCIMVSHYERLFELVPPSHVHVLVNGKIILSGGKEVVEKIDQEGYDWVKELGIEITSDEKKPILLESCANKERMKIK